Below is a genomic region from Paraburkholderia sp. BL23I1N1.
AGCCTGCTCGACACTACCGATCTGGTTTTTATCGACGCCGTGGGCGCGGGTTTGTCGAGGGTTGTGGGGCATGGCACGGGGAAGGACTTCTGGGGCGTCGATCAGGACCTCCGCGCGTTTTCGCAATTCATCGATCGCTATCTGACGCTGAACCAGCGCTGGAATTCGCCCAAGTATCTGCTGGGCGAATCGTACGGCACCGCGCGCGCCGCGATGCTCGCGTACCAGCTGGGCCAAAACAATATCGCGCTCAACGGCGTGATCCTGATGTCGTCGGTGCTCGCTTCCTCGGCGTTTTCACCGGGCTTCGATTTCCAGAGCGAGAGCTACTTGCCGAGCTTCGCGGCTATCGCGTGGTACCACGACAAGATCGTTCCGAAGCCCGCCAGTCTGCCGGCCTTTCTCGACGAGGCCCGCGCGTTCGCACGTGGGCCCTATGCGCAAGCACTCGCGCAGGGCGACGCGTTGCCGGACGCGCAGCGCGACGAGATTGCCGCACGCGTCGCGCAGTTCACGGGGCTCGACGTCGATTACGTGAAGCGAAGCCGCTTGCGCCTCTATCCGTCGCGCTTTCGCAGTCAATTGCTGCGCGATCAGTCGCGTAGTGTCGGCCGTTTCGATGCACGTTTCGAAGGAATCGAATTTGACGGCGTGTCCGAACGTCCCGATTTCGATGCGTCGGTGAACAGCGTGTCGAGCGCTTTCGACGCCGCGCTTCATCAGCATCTTGCGCAGGACCTGCACTTCACGCCCGCCGACGCGTATCGCGTCTTCAATGACGACGCGTTGACGCAGTGGGACTGGAAACACAAAGAGTGGTGGGGCGAACACTTGTCCGTGCCGTATGCGGCGGGCGATCTCGCCGAAGCGATGCGGCAGAATCCGCAACTGCGCGTGATGTCGGTGAATGGCTATTTCGATCTCGCCACGCCGTTTTATGCGACCGAGTACGCGCTCGCGCATCTGGGTGTCGATGCGCCGCTACGCGCCAACGTGCGAATCGCCTACTACCCGACCGGCCACATGATCTATCTCGACGATGCCGCGCTGCATGCGCTCAAGCGTGATCTGGCGAGCTTCTATGCGGCGGGCGCGGGCTCGCCTTCATCAGCGGCGGCGAGTCGCTGAACGGTAAGAATTCTGGTGGGCGCCTTGGCTCCAGGAGGCAAGACCGGGTTTATTCCGGGTGCGTGTCATACTAATCCGGTGATCGATATTTGTTATAGATTTGTATTTATAATCATAAAGTTGTGAAGTATTTTAGATCAACTTGATGAGCGGAGTTTGTCATGGTTCTCGAAGACCGGCTGAAGATAGCAATTGCCAAGCGGGCGTCCGACGTGTTCCTGCGGACCGAACTCGCCCGTCTTGGCAGCGAGGCTCAAGTCGGGCGGGCGCTTCGCAAGCTGCTCGATAGCGGGGTCATCGTTAAGCTCGGCGTCGGCGTGTATGCAAAAGCCAAGCGCAGCGTCCTGTCAGGCGCGCCGATTCCTGTCCAGCCAGTTGAAGTCCTGGCCGAGGAAGCCCTGACCAGGATGGGCGTCAAGGTCTACCCGAGCAGGCAAGTCGAGTTATACAACGCGGGGAAAACGACTCAACTGCCAGCCGGAACCGTGATCAATACCGGCAATCGCCGCGTCGTGCGGAAATTGGGTTTCGGCAAGAAAACTGTTCAATATGAAAATAATCTCGGAAGAACAGAAAGAGCTTATTGATTCGATCACGGCGGAAGGGTTGGCTGGAAACCTCTCTGCCTTCATCCTCGAAAAAGATATCCATGTCATTGACGCCTTGCACGCGTTGGCGAAACTACAGCATCAGCACGTTCAATTCGTGTTTTGCGGCGGCACGAGCCTGTCCAAAGCGCACAATTTGATCGAGCGGATGTCCGAGGATGTCGATCTGAAGGTGGTGC
It encodes:
- a CDS encoding S10 family peptidase, with product MALRFYLLLRRSLVAGSVAAALVAMALVLAIIAAFSQMCAAAELDDASPATASTETATSSASAASVPAVPGVPGTQAEPAGEAADTNGQPVKEPRANPARTGRPPRLAAASQNDMQDDLQHDAKPGAAAIPVPPESAAVTQHSIRLDGRKIDYTATAGNLLLRDKNGQGNASVFYVAYTFPTKSPSTRPVTFLFNGGPGAGTVFLMIGSFGPKRARTSSPASTPPAPYVLEDNPDSLLDTTDLVFIDAVGAGLSRVVGHGTGKDFWGVDQDLRAFSQFIDRYLTLNQRWNSPKYLLGESYGTARAAMLAYQLGQNNIALNGVILMSSVLASSAFSPGFDFQSESYLPSFAAIAWYHDKIVPKPASLPAFLDEARAFARGPYAQALAQGDALPDAQRDEIAARVAQFTGLDVDYVKRSRLRLYPSRFRSQLLRDQSRSVGRFDARFEGIEFDGVSERPDFDASVNSVSSAFDAALHQHLAQDLHFTPADAYRVFNDDALTQWDWKHKEWWGEHLSVPYAAGDLAEAMRQNPQLRVMSVNGYFDLATPFYATEYALAHLGVDAPLRANVRIAYYPTGHMIYLDDAALHALKRDLASFYAAGAGSPSSAAASR
- a CDS encoding type IV toxin-antitoxin system AbiEi family antitoxin domain-containing protein translates to MVLEDRLKIAIAKRASDVFLRTELARLGSEAQVGRALRKLLDSGVIVKLGVGVYAKAKRSVLSGAPIPVQPVEVLAEEALTRMGVKVYPSRQVELYNAGKTTQLPAGTVINTGNRRVVRKLGFGKKTVQYENNLGRTERAY
- a CDS encoding nucleotidyl transferase AbiEii/AbiGii toxin family protein; this translates as MKIISEEQKELIDSITAEGLAGNLSAFILEKDIHVIDALHALAKLQHQHVQFVFCGGTSLSKAHNLIERMSEDVDLKVVLNADHGLTQSGVKTHLGKLKNAVINAMKALGFHIIKKNWRSTQTVTSHPVGVTKRAIPLTPACDLI